In Wolbachia endosymbiont of Cimex lectularius, the following are encoded in one genomic region:
- a CDS encoding proton-conducting transporter membrane subunit, translated as MNYLVEYVLTPLSLPFAITENYLLITALIPLLGAVVIFFTGKWPRVSNGVTVASSILLFTYACLCTLYWAYGDYSQFILMDFGNNLHISLKLESTGVVFSLLISFLWILTSVYAICYMQNNYPGNNYSNFLCFLSISISCAMFIAFSGDLLTTFVFYELLTMSTYPLVTYNTTNESMIAGRYYFGVLFFSSLVLFFPVLGFLYSKFHTLDFVSGGIFKFDTSLVTFIAVCFAMLIYGIGKAALMPMHFWLPKAMVAPTPVSALLHAVAVVKSGVFIIIKVILYTFGTDNLQRFAQQSWFAGGWLPYAAGFTIIVASLTALKQKELKKLLAYSTVSQLSYVILFASIFSNLSARVAVFQLVCHAFAKITLFFVAGSIITKTGEKYVDRIHGIGRNMPITMAAFTIGALSMIGVPPAPTFWGKFLIFQAVFSSGNVALSVFVTLVLIVSTILNAMYFLLIVYNAFFSKPSKNFFVKKTPIFLVLPPVVTAICTFVIFFSYQVIF; from the coding sequence ATGAATTATTTAGTGGAATATGTTTTAACACCTCTTTCCTTACCATTTGCAATCACTGAAAATTATTTGTTAATTACTGCGCTGATTCCGCTGCTTGGCGCAGTGGTTATCTTTTTTACCGGCAAATGGCCTAGAGTAAGCAACGGCGTTACTGTTGCCTCTTCTATACTTCTATTTACATATGCGTGTCTGTGCACTTTATATTGGGCATATGGTGATTATTCTCAATTTATCCTTATGGATTTTGGCAATAACTTGCACATTAGTTTAAAGCTAGAGTCCACTGGAGTGGTATTTAGTTTATTAATATCATTTTTATGGATATTAACTAGCGTATACGCAATATGTTATATGCAGAATAACTATCCTGGTAATAATTATTCAAATTTCCTGTGTTTTCTTTCAATATCGATCAGTTGTGCAATGTTTATTGCTTTTTCTGGCGATTTGCTTACTACATTTGTCTTTTATGAGCTCTTGACTATGAGTACTTATCCTCTTGTCACCTATAACACAACAAATGAATCAATGATAGCTGGGCGTTATTATTTTGGTGTGCTGTTTTTTTCTTCCTTAGTACTATTTTTTCCAGTTCTCGGTTTCTTATACAGTAAATTTCATACTTTAGACTTTGTAAGTGGTGGAATATTTAAATTTGACACTTCGCTCGTCACTTTCATTGCAGTGTGTTTTGCTATGCTGATTTACGGAATAGGCAAAGCTGCATTAATGCCAATGCACTTTTGGTTACCAAAAGCAATGGTTGCACCAACTCCTGTGAGCGCGCTGCTACATGCTGTCGCTGTTGTGAAATCCGGGGTTTTCATCATTATAAAAGTTATATTATACACTTTTGGCACCGATAATTTGCAACGCTTTGCGCAACAAAGTTGGTTTGCTGGAGGATGGCTGCCTTATGCTGCAGGATTCACCATCATTGTTGCTTCACTGACTGCACTCAAGCAGAAGGAATTGAAAAAATTGCTTGCCTACTCTACCGTTTCCCAATTATCATATGTTATACTATTCGCTTCAATTTTTAGCAACCTTAGCGCAAGAGTTGCAGTTTTTCAGTTAGTTTGTCATGCATTTGCAAAAATCACTCTATTCTTTGTTGCAGGCAGCATAATAACGAAAACAGGTGAGAAATATGTAGATAGAATTCACGGCATAGGACGAAATATGCCAATTACTATGGCAGCATTTACTATAGGTGCGTTATCTATGATCGGAGTGCCACCTGCTCCAACCTTCTGGGGTAAGTTTCTCATTTTTCAGGCTGTTTTTAGCTCCGGCAATGTAGCACTTTCTGTATTTGTTACTCTTGTGTTAATAGTAAGCACTATACTAAATGCTATGTACTTTTTGCTAATAGTTTACAATGCTTTTTTCTCAAAGCCTTCTAAGAACTTTTTCGTTAAAAAGACACCTATTTTTCTGGTTTTACCACCAGTTGTCACTGCGATATGTACTTTTGTCATTTTCTTCAGTTACCAAGTAATATTTTAA
- the fabF gene encoding beta-ketoacyl-ACP synthase II, with translation MSRRVVVTGIGSITPLAADVENTWLKLVDGESGIREISRFDASDLACKIAGQVPLQGDNIGHCFNPLDYISEKDLKRTDRFIHYGIAAAIQAVNDSLILESQNIDRERVGVVVGSGIGGLPSIQENVIIMQEKGPRRVSPFFVPASLINLISGHISIKYEFTGPNDSAVTACATGAHAIINSARAIKLGETDVMIAGGAESALCRVGIAGFASMKALSTKFNDKPEEASRPWDKERDGFVMGEGAGILVLEEYEHAKRRGAKIYAELTGYGLTGDAYHITAPHESGRGALKAIQLALQSAQIGPNQIGYINAHGTSTPLGDKIEVIAIKQLFGDYAYKIPVSSTKSSIGHLLGAAGSVEAIFSILALNEGITPPTLNLHKPSEGCDLNFVPFKAQEHKIQYALSNSFGFGGTNASLIFGKV, from the coding sequence ATGAGCAGAAGAGTAGTAGTGACCGGTATTGGCTCAATTACTCCACTGGCGGCAGATGTTGAAAACACTTGGCTTAAGTTAGTAGATGGTGAGTCTGGTATAAGGGAAATCAGCAGATTTGATGCTTCCGATCTTGCTTGCAAGATCGCAGGACAAGTTCCCCTACAAGGTGATAACATTGGACACTGTTTTAACCCGCTAGATTATATCTCTGAAAAAGACCTAAAAAGGACAGATCGTTTTATCCATTACGGCATTGCAGCCGCTATTCAGGCAGTGAACGATTCACTAATCTTAGAAAGTCAAAATATCGATCGAGAACGCGTTGGTGTGGTTGTTGGCTCTGGTATAGGTGGTCTTCCATCAATTCAGGAGAACGTAATTATTATGCAGGAAAAAGGGCCTAGGCGTGTCAGCCCATTTTTTGTTCCTGCAAGTTTGATAAATTTGATATCTGGCCATATTTCTATTAAATACGAATTTACAGGCCCAAACGATTCAGCGGTAACCGCATGTGCAACAGGTGCGCATGCAATCATAAACTCAGCAAGAGCTATAAAACTTGGTGAAACAGATGTAATGATTGCAGGTGGGGCAGAAAGTGCTCTTTGTAGGGTTGGAATTGCAGGCTTTGCATCTATGAAGGCATTATCAACTAAGTTTAATGACAAGCCTGAAGAAGCTTCAAGACCGTGGGATAAAGAACGCGATGGATTTGTTATGGGTGAAGGAGCAGGTATACTAGTATTGGAAGAGTATGAACATGCAAAGAGAAGAGGAGCAAAAATATATGCAGAACTTACTGGGTATGGACTAACGGGGGATGCTTATCATATTACCGCTCCGCATGAAAGCGGAAGAGGTGCGTTGAAAGCAATACAGCTTGCCTTACAGAGTGCACAAATTGGTCCAAATCAAATCGGGTATATCAATGCACATGGAACTTCAACGCCACTTGGAGATAAAATCGAAGTAATAGCAATAAAACAGTTATTTGGTGACTACGCTTATAAGATACCAGTTTCTTCAACCAAATCTTCCATAGGACATTTACTTGGTGCTGCAGGTAGCGTTGAAGCGATATTCAGTATTCTTGCATTAAATGAAGGAATTACTCCCCCAACTTTAAACTTGCACAAACCTTCAGAAGGATGTGATTTAAATTTTGTACCGTTTAAAGCTCAAGAGCATAAAATCCAATATGCGCTTTCTAATTCGTTTGGTTTTGGTGGCACTAACGCATCACTTATCTTTGGAAAAGTATAA
- a CDS encoding FKBP-type peptidyl-prolyl cis-trans isomerase: protein MVREIILQLLISIVIIFTLTSAFVFTIVQINKSRPEKRDKLYELNTTNDGLVQTIAYYLVKPILESALDHYIEKHGLKEYLKEITQQEREENSINFYEITEGSGSRALCGQEVLLQMYKISNNLAAPLPSQVPNVTLKIGQDDWKEVGLGIMGMKEGGEHVVTVNIANDNKMDFNSYYVKLIEVKDKYPDSVNNMMIFNDLINRAGKQVRCGDEVSIKYSVMGHNGEYIIKDQTAQFKVGDKKVPLAIELGVVGMRAGNNRTIISPPELLNVTDGMLIGDIDFDEENVSIINLSLDAKV, encoded by the coding sequence ATGGTTAGGGAAATTATATTACAATTGCTCATTTCCATAGTAATAATTTTCACTTTAACTTCCGCTTTTGTGTTCACCATCGTTCAAATAAACAAAAGCAGGCCAGAAAAGAGAGACAAGCTTTATGAGTTAAATACTACGAATGATGGTTTGGTACAGACAATAGCATATTACCTAGTGAAGCCAATACTTGAATCAGCACTTGATCACTATATCGAAAAGCATGGGTTGAAGGAGTATTTAAAAGAAATAACACAGCAGGAGAGAGAGGAAAATTCAATAAACTTCTATGAAATTACAGAAGGCAGTGGCAGCAGAGCTCTATGTGGTCAAGAAGTCCTGCTGCAAATGTATAAAATATCTAATAACCTAGCGGCACCACTTCCGAGTCAAGTCCCTAATGTTACCTTGAAAATAGGTCAAGATGATTGGAAAGAGGTGGGTCTAGGAATAATGGGTATGAAAGAAGGAGGAGAGCATGTAGTTACTGTAAACATTGCCAATGACAACAAAATGGACTTTAACTCTTACTACGTCAAACTAATCGAAGTAAAAGATAAATACCCCGACTCAGTAAATAATATGATGATTTTCAATGACTTAATTAACAGGGCTGGAAAACAAGTGAGATGTGGTGACGAAGTGTCAATTAAGTACAGCGTAATGGGTCATAATGGTGAATATATAATCAAAGATCAAACAGCGCAATTCAAAGTTGGTGATAAAAAAGTACCGCTTGCCATAGAGCTTGGAGTGGTTGGAATGAGAGCTGGTAATAACAGAACTATCATTTCTCCACCAGAACTTTTGAATGTTACTGATGGTATGTTAATCGGAGATATAGATTTTGACGAAGAAAATGTTTCTATAATTAATCTCAGCTTAGATGCCAAAGTTTAA
- a CDS encoding polyprenyl synthetase family protein, producing MLDEITKNLLIAEINKFLPEDSQSKLISAMRYMLLAPAKYIRPFLVTASSRVFNVKAEKVIPIAVAVECVHTYSLIHDDLPCMDNSDIRRGQLSCHKRFDEATAVLAGDALLTLAFEILSSLNEDSNKCCEIIKVLSQAIGTRGMVGGQILDIDADSSKIKEIHLLKTAKLFAASCEIGAIMGNATDEQRRALHDYGINLGLIFQAKDDIEDHKQDEVSNLMSILDKSETKNYIESLFKQALDNLSELSGETNYLYNLLNRVKNDG from the coding sequence ATGCTAGACGAAATAACAAAAAATTTACTTATCGCAGAAATAAACAAATTTCTGCCTGAAGATAGCCAAAGCAAGCTTATATCAGCTATGCGTTATATGCTTCTTGCCCCTGCAAAATATATACGTCCATTTTTAGTCACAGCTTCATCACGAGTATTTAATGTGAAAGCTGAGAAAGTAATACCAATTGCTGTGGCAGTTGAGTGTGTTCACACCTACTCTCTAATTCACGATGATTTGCCATGTATGGACAATAGCGATATCCGCAGAGGTCAGCTAAGTTGCCATAAAAGATTTGACGAAGCAACAGCAGTGCTTGCTGGAGATGCGCTACTTACCCTCGCTTTTGAAATACTGTCTTCGCTAAATGAGGATAGCAACAAATGCTGTGAAATTATAAAAGTACTCTCTCAAGCGATAGGAACTAGGGGAATGGTAGGAGGGCAGATTTTGGATATTGATGCAGATTCCTCTAAAATAAAAGAAATTCATTTATTAAAAACCGCAAAACTATTTGCAGCTTCATGTGAAATAGGCGCTATAATGGGAAATGCTACAGATGAGCAACGAAGAGCGTTACATGACTATGGAATAAACCTAGGGCTTATCTTTCAAGCCAAAGATGATATTGAAGACCACAAACAAGATGAGGTAAGTAATTTAATGTCTATACTCGATAAAAGTGAAACAAAGAACTATATAGAAAGTCTCTTTAAACAAGCTTTGGATAATTTGAGTGAACTTTCAGGCGAAACTAATTATTTATACAATTTATTGAATCGGGTAAAAAACGATGGTTAG
- a CDS encoding Rpn family recombination-promoting nuclease/putative transposase, whose translation MALSKFLDPKNDLSFKKIFGSEKNKNILIHFLNDILGFSGSDQIKEIEFLSTIMDPEIASDKQSIVDVLCKDSIGNRFIIEMQLARDKGFEKRAQLYAAKAYSRQLDKSGNYIDLQKVFFIAISNCNLLPQEVDYISIHNIRDIKTNGNYLKDFQFVFIELPKFQKNKVEQLESTVERWCFFFKYAEDTTDEDLRDIAEKAPIIKLAYDELDKFRWNEKDLIAYEERLMDLRKEEAILAYRLDLAEEKGIQIGQERGRAEGEQHAKIAVAKNLLKAGVSVDLIAESTGLPKAEIAQLQEEMA comes from the coding sequence ATGGCTCTTTCAAAGTTTCTGGATCCAAAAAATGATCTAAGTTTTAAAAAAATCTTTGGCTCTGAAAAGAATAAAAATATCCTTATTCACTTCCTGAACGATATCCTAGGCTTTTCTGGTTCTGATCAAATAAAAGAAATTGAATTTCTTAGTACTATTATGGATCCTGAAATTGCCTCTGATAAACAAAGCATTGTTGATGTTCTCTGCAAAGACTCTATTGGTAATAGATTTATTATCGAAATGCAGCTCGCTCGTGATAAAGGCTTTGAAAAACGTGCCCAACTTTATGCCGCTAAAGCTTACTCTAGGCAATTAGATAAATCTGGTAATTACATTGATCTTCAGAAAGTTTTCTTTATTGCTATTTCCAATTGTAACTTACTGCCTCAAGAAGTTGACTATATCTCTATTCATAATATACGAGATATAAAAACCAATGGAAATTACTTAAAAGATTTTCAGTTTGTCTTTATTGAGCTGCCTAAATTCCAAAAGAATAAAGTAGAGCAGCTAGAAAGCACAGTAGAAAGGTGGTGTTTCTTTTTCAAGTACGCAGAGGATACTACAGATGAAGACCTAAGAGATATTGCAGAAAAAGCTCCGATAATAAAGCTAGCATATGATGAGTTGGACAAGTTTCGTTGGAATGAGAAAGATCTAATAGCGTACGAAGAAAGATTAATGGACCTACGCAAAGAAGAGGCTATCCTTGCATACAGACTTGATCTTGCTGAAGAGAAAGGCATTCAAATCGGACAAGAAAGAGGCAGAGCAGAAGGCGAACAACATGCTAAAATAGCTGTGGCAAAAAACCTGCTTAAAGCTGGTGTATCTGTTGACTTGATAGCTGAATCTACTGGTCTTCCTAAAGCTGAAATTGCACAACTTCAGGAAGAAATGGCCTAA
- the acpP gene encoding acyl carrier protein, whose protein sequence is MSSELAKSTREDIEEKVKKIVLEHISKDVEKFSSSSKLSEHGADSLDAVEIIMAAEEEFGIEIPDEDAQKMETVEQIAEYISNKKNNN, encoded by the coding sequence ATGAGTAGCGAACTAGCAAAAAGCACTAGAGAAGACATAGAAGAAAAAGTAAAAAAGATTGTGTTAGAGCACATTAGTAAGGATGTAGAGAAGTTTAGCAGCTCCTCAAAGCTTTCAGAGCATGGCGCAGACAGTTTAGATGCAGTTGAGATAATCATGGCGGCAGAAGAAGAGTTTGGCATAGAAATTCCTGATGAAGATGCACAAAAAATGGAAACTGTAGAGCAGATAGCTGAGTACATCAGTAATAAAAAAAACAATAATTAG